A genomic region of Oscillatoria sp. FACHB-1407 contains the following coding sequences:
- a CDS encoding DUF952 domain-containing protein, with protein MIFHITSRSHWQQAQSIGEYRADSLTTEGFIHCSKAEQVIWVANQFYRNSPDLVLLHIDPSKLTAELRYDAIETGEEFPHLYGALNLDAVTQVIDFSPQPDGTFSELS; from the coding sequence ATGATTTTTCACATCACATCGCGATCGCACTGGCAACAGGCTCAATCCATTGGGGAATATCGGGCTGACAGCTTAACGACAGAAGGATTCATCCATTGCTCTAAAGCCGAACAAGTCATTTGGGTTGCCAATCAGTTTTATCGCAATAGCCCAGATTTAGTGTTGTTGCACATTGATCCAAGCAAACTCACGGCTGAATTACGCTACGACGCGATCGAGACGGGCGAGGAGTTTCCACATTTGTATGGCGCACTCAACCTGGATGCGGTCACTCAGGTCATTGACTTTTCACCCCAACCCGATGGCACTTTCTCTGAACTATCGTAA
- a CDS encoding S10 family peptidase, with translation MSDSTPSTTRKSSITEHSLPLSSGEIRYKAIAEWQPLYEREKAIAEIFHVAYFADHQSTTPRPLTFVFNGGPGAASAYLHMGALGPKRVAFGQQGTLPQPPVKVVDNAESWLSFSDLVFIDPVGTGFSRAVTLDKEEAKADEKAKADKPEEKETEFWEVERDLNALAEFIQTFLSKHNRWLSPIFIAGESYGGFRVAKLARKLQQNYGVGLSGAIIISPVLEFSLLEGTDYNVTAWAAVLPSMAGAAVHHNRAQRVGETLQTHLAEAELFARKTLIPFLAMGESVSEDEQQQVYQQIADLIGLPVEFVARQGGRIGIEGFARELLRDRQRIVGLYDASITAIDPFPDRPLYEGTDPTLDGLDRLFTGGINSHLRGTLGVETNLTYHLLNFETFKAWKFELKGGLKQGFIGAVDDLRVGMTLNPYMQVYITHGLFDLVTPYFASNHLADLMKLDPDVRPNLTIQHFQGGHMFYTWEASRQQWFAEMTQFYQRAIA, from the coding sequence ATGTCCGATTCCACCCCATCGACAACGCGCAAGTCCAGCATCACAGAGCACAGTCTACCGCTATCCAGTGGGGAGATTCGCTACAAAGCGATCGCTGAATGGCAACCATTGTATGAGCGTGAGAAAGCCATTGCCGAAATCTTTCATGTGGCGTATTTCGCCGACCATCAGAGCACGACACCCCGTCCTCTGACGTTTGTGTTTAATGGTGGACCGGGTGCTGCTTCTGCTTATTTGCACATGGGCGCATTGGGACCCAAGCGGGTCGCATTTGGACAGCAGGGCACGTTGCCCCAACCCCCGGTAAAGGTTGTAGACAATGCTGAGAGTTGGTTGAGTTTTTCCGATCTGGTGTTTATTGACCCGGTGGGAACAGGCTTTAGTCGGGCAGTCACCCTGGATAAGGAGGAGGCTAAAGCCGATGAGAAAGCAAAAGCTGACAAACCAGAGGAAAAAGAAACGGAATTTTGGGAAGTAGAACGGGACTTAAATGCTCTGGCAGAGTTCATCCAGACCTTTCTCTCAAAACACAATCGCTGGTTGTCTCCCATCTTCATTGCAGGCGAAAGTTATGGTGGGTTTCGAGTGGCAAAACTGGCGCGTAAACTCCAACAAAACTATGGGGTAGGCTTGTCCGGTGCGATTATCATTTCCCCCGTGCTGGAGTTCAGCTTGTTAGAGGGGACTGATTACAACGTGACTGCCTGGGCTGCTGTCCTGCCGTCAATGGCTGGAGCGGCAGTGCATCATAATCGCGCTCAACGTGTCGGTGAGACTTTGCAGACCCATCTCGCGGAGGCTGAGTTGTTTGCCCGCAAAACGCTTATTCCGTTTCTAGCAATGGGCGAATCTGTTTCAGAGGATGAACAACAGCAGGTCTACCAACAGATTGCAGATTTAATCGGGTTGCCAGTGGAGTTTGTCGCTCGGCAGGGTGGACGGATTGGGATTGAGGGATTTGCAAGAGAGTTGCTGCGCGATCGCCAGCGTATTGTGGGTTTGTATGATGCCTCTATTACAGCGATCGATCCCTTTCCCGATCGCCCCCTCTATGAGGGCACCGATCCAACACTGGATGGGTTAGATCGGCTGTTCACAGGGGGCATCAATAGCCATTTGCGCGGCACATTAGGCGTTGAAACCAATTTGACCTACCATCTACTCAATTTTGAAACCTTCAAAGCCTGGAAATTTGAACTCAAAGGTGGGTTGAAACAGGGTTTTATTGGTGCAGTGGATGATCTACGGGTGGGGATGACGCTGAACCCCTACATGCAGGTTTACATCACCCACGGACTGTTTGATCTGGTCACACCTTACTTTGCTTCTAACCATCTCGCCGATCTGATGAAGCTTGACCCAGACGTTCGCCCCAATCTGACGATTCAACATTTTCAGGGTGGGCACATGTTCTATACCTGGGAGGCTTCGCGGCAGCAATGGTTTGCGGAGATGACCCAGTTTTATCAACGGGCGATCGCGTAA
- a CDS encoding alr0857 family protein: MLKLNYTEVGLYMEWVVTSLEMAIAQRVILAMRLGQALSVEPGRASFLLPADIPELGHLEIMLHQECSGNVMITPVNDQFVEVSLSGSWVADSKESHEGMFLAVMSDGVECFIYKLWQMSEAHISSLV, from the coding sequence ATGTTAAAGCTGAACTACACCGAAGTTGGACTGTATATGGAATGGGTCGTAACTTCATTGGAGATGGCGATCGCGCAACGGGTTATCCTGGCGATGCGGTTGGGGCAAGCCCTCTCGGTGGAACCGGGTCGTGCCTCCTTTTTGCTACCTGCTGATATTCCTGAATTGGGGCATTTAGAAATCATGTTGCATCAGGAGTGCAGCGGAAATGTCATGATTACTCCCGTGAATGATCAGTTTGTGGAAGTGAGTCTGAGCGGAAGCTGGGTTGCCGACAGCAAGGAATCCCATGAGGGTATGTTCCTCGCTGTGATGAGTGATGGGGTTGAGTGCTTCATTTACAAGCTCTGGCAGATGAGCGAAGCGCACATTTCCTCATTGGTTTGA
- a CDS encoding HNH endonuclease — protein MQAQIQHQQTQQPPILQKQVVVFSKNYLPLARINIKRAVVLLVTGQAESLEFGSTQQWEVRSPSVVLQIPEHIRLTSGNPERHWKAPPVNRREVFRRDNHTCQYCGSTKHLTLDHVIPRSKGGTHTWDNVVAACATCNSLKGDRLLHETGMVLKTKPKAPLHPAIAFAEQFWKEQNKLED, from the coding sequence ATGCAAGCTCAAATACAGCATCAGCAGACCCAACAACCACCAATCCTGCAAAAACAGGTCGTGGTGTTTTCAAAGAACTACTTACCTCTGGCGCGGATCAACATCAAACGAGCCGTGGTGTTGCTGGTCACAGGACAGGCAGAGTCACTGGAATTTGGTAGCACTCAGCAATGGGAAGTGCGATCGCCCAGTGTCGTTCTCCAAATCCCGGAGCACATTCGCTTAACGAGTGGCAATCCTGAACGGCATTGGAAAGCACCTCCCGTCAATCGTCGCGAAGTCTTTCGTCGTGACAACCACACCTGCCAGTATTGCGGTAGCACCAAGCATCTGACCCTCGATCACGTTATTCCCCGCTCCAAAGGTGGAACCCATACCTGGGACAACGTTGTGGCAGCGTGTGCAACGTGCAACTCACTGAAGGGCGATCGCCTCTTACACGAAACCGGAATGGTGCTCAAAACCAAACCCAAAGCACCGCTCCATCCAGCGATTGCATTTGCTGAACAGTTTTGGAAAGAGCAAAACAAGCTTGAGGACTGA
- a CDS encoding ankyrin repeat domain-containing protein, translated as MPSGDLDSETEITSLQELLGLTNLSNCDGDTQSIMQQLGEIIGMLAQAVVTDANPSRFDTNPTDLFDRLSHAAQLGNKSLFQKLVEAEAQTRHPNQPTLLMAAVLAERVDLVRELVAAGADVNVRIQRFFTFDAMQFAADQEMLEIVKILADAGADLNWNDPGFRPLKKAIDKGNVEMLQILLDAGAEITFATGFNPLVEAASKTNTPEIIQLLLNAGCDVNGTNRGGDTALVNACLHGYDAVVHTLLTAGADANQSRKDGVSPLLAVFSAPQMNQALSSWGLAGDGAGLLSRMTTIVQTLVAAGANPNTCDFQGRTALMLAAEKGYLDIATILLANGADVNAIADPAKGFIPDLLKGVADAIAQSSDQKTALLYATDNGHTGIVQALLDAGADVAIADKQGRTARDIAIQQGFTAIVRLLEQAGNQALEDSPQFTDAFLLGAAKQGNLEDLRSALQAGVSPNAVELQERRNPRYKTALMFAAERGHLEAVRILVEAGAETNLSDRPGKKLGKTPLMYAAEAGHANIVRLLLEAGATVDAQDKRGETALFLAVQQNCVEVVRVLLEYGADPHKKSWD; from the coding sequence ATGCCTTCTGGTGATCTAGATTCTGAAACTGAAATAACGTCTTTGCAAGAACTGCTTGGTCTGACTAACTTGAGTAACTGCGATGGTGACACACAATCCATCATGCAGCAATTAGGAGAAATCATTGGAATGCTTGCTCAGGCAGTCGTTACGGATGCCAACCCAAGCAGATTCGATACCAATCCTACTGACCTATTTGACAGGCTGTCGCACGCTGCTCAATTGGGCAACAAATCTCTGTTCCAGAAGCTAGTAGAAGCGGAGGCACAAACTCGACACCCCAATCAACCCACTCTGCTGATGGCAGCCGTCCTGGCAGAGCGAGTTGATCTGGTTCGGGAACTGGTTGCGGCTGGAGCCGATGTTAATGTTCGCATTCAACGTTTCTTTACCTTTGATGCAATGCAGTTTGCAGCTGACCAAGAGATGTTGGAGATTGTCAAAATTTTGGCGGATGCTGGAGCCGATTTGAACTGGAATGATCCAGGTTTTCGTCCCTTAAAGAAGGCGATCGACAAGGGCAATGTCGAGATGTTGCAAATCCTGCTGGATGCAGGCGCAGAAATCACATTTGCCACTGGCTTTAATCCACTGGTAGAGGCTGCGTCGAAAACTAACACGCCAGAAATTATTCAGCTTCTGTTGAATGCAGGTTGCGACGTGAATGGCACCAATCGAGGCGGTGACACAGCTTTAGTCAATGCATGTCTACATGGATATGATGCTGTCGTTCATACTCTGTTAACGGCGGGTGCAGACGCTAACCAATCCAGAAAAGATGGGGTGTCTCCACTGCTTGCTGTCTTTTCTGCGCCTCAAATGAATCAGGCGTTGTCTAGCTGGGGGTTAGCGGGAGATGGGGCAGGCTTACTCTCTCGGATGACAACCATTGTGCAGACGTTAGTTGCAGCAGGAGCCAACCCGAATACCTGTGATTTTCAAGGAAGAACAGCGTTAATGCTAGCTGCCGAGAAGGGCTACCTGGACATTGCCACAATCTTGCTGGCAAACGGGGCAGATGTGAATGCGATCGCAGATCCGGCAAAAGGATTTATTCCTGACCTGTTGAAGGGTGTAGCAGATGCGATCGCGCAAAGTTCAGACCAAAAAACCGCTCTTTTGTATGCAACCGACAATGGGCATACAGGTATTGTGCAGGCATTGTTAGATGCAGGAGCAGACGTGGCGATCGCCGATAAACAAGGACGGACTGCGCGAGATATTGCCATTCAACAGGGCTTTACAGCGATCGTGCGATTACTGGAGCAGGCTGGTAACCAGGCTCTAGAGGATAGCCCCCAATTCACAGACGCTTTTTTGTTAGGGGCTGCTAAACAGGGAAATTTAGAGGATTTGCGATCGGCATTACAGGCAGGCGTCAGCCCCAACGCTGTGGAATTGCAGGAACGCCGCAACCCTCGCTATAAAACGGCTTTGATGTTTGCCGCAGAACGGGGACATTTGGAAGCTGTGCGAATACTGGTAGAGGCAGGAGCCGAGACGAACTTAAGCGATCGCCCCGGTAAAAAGTTGGGCAAAACTCCGTTGATGTATGCGGCTGAGGCAGGTCACGCCAATATTGTCCGGCTATTGTTGGAGGCGGGCGCAACCGTAGATGCCCAGGATAAACGGGGTGAAACGGCATTATTTCTGGCGGTTCAGCAGAATTGCGTCGAGGTGGTGCGAGTGCTGTTGGAATACGGAGCCGATCCCCACAAAAAAAGCTGGGATTGA
- a CDS encoding ankyrin repeat domain-containing protein, with amino-acid sequence MSHAAREDMLRSAAFDGNVEVVRDLIQAGVNIDAAESKGGWTALIYAAAKGVTTVVQLLLAAGANANATTHKGETALSEAAYWGHLQVVELLISAGADPNISGTGNYTPLMKALVFGRLDVVQALIRANADLNIRNEEGKTALAIALENGHTAIAQLLRCLGAIE; translated from the coding sequence GTGAGCCATGCAGCCCGCGAGGACATGCTGCGATCGGCAGCGTTTGATGGCAATGTCGAGGTGGTTAGAGACTTGATTCAAGCGGGGGTCAATATAGATGCTGCTGAGTCGAAGGGTGGCTGGACAGCTCTCATCTATGCGGCGGCTAAAGGAGTGACAACCGTCGTACAACTGTTGTTAGCGGCAGGCGCGAATGCGAATGCTACTACCCATAAGGGTGAAACAGCCCTCTCTGAGGCTGCTTATTGGGGACATTTGCAAGTTGTCGAGTTGCTCATCTCGGCGGGTGCAGATCCGAATATCAGCGGCACAGGCAACTACACACCTCTCATGAAAGCGTTAGTCTTTGGCAGATTGGACGTTGTACAGGCTCTCATCCGAGCAAATGCCGATCTCAACATTCGCAATGAGGAAGGCAAAACAGCACTGGCGATCGCCCTGGAAAACGGTCATACGGCGATCGCTCAGCTCTTGCGCTGTCTTGGTGCGATCGAATAA
- the rtcA gene encoding RNA 3'-terminal phosphate cyclase, whose product MLYIDGSYGEGGGQILRTSLSLAAMTGQPIRIDRIRAGREKPGLAIQHLTGVRAAATLCQAEVMGDRVGSTQLEFIPRQPVQAGQYTFDVAQTLGTGSAGAVTLILQTVLLPLAVISGESTVILRGGTFVAWSPPAPYIEQVYLPVLQQMGVQATLKLAAWGWYPRGGGELILQVRGNGSGVGSLRSIQLLERGTLRQIQGVAIATELPSHIPQRMASRAENLLAEAQLKAQVQPRRERGVGAGTGIFLMAEYDHSRTGFGAVGKLGLPAEEVAAIATQELLEFHNHGAPVDVHLADQLLLPAALATTPSQYRVAEVSTHLTTNAWVIEQFGLAKVAIDEATHLVTVSPVSQSLSQR is encoded by the coding sequence ATGCTATACATTGACGGTTCCTATGGAGAAGGGGGAGGGCAAATCCTTCGGACAAGTCTGAGTTTAGCGGCGATGACCGGGCAACCGATTCGCATCGATCGCATTCGAGCAGGGCGAGAAAAGCCAGGATTAGCTATTCAGCATTTAACCGGGGTTCGGGCGGCTGCAACGCTGTGTCAGGCAGAAGTAATGGGCGATCGCGTGGGTTCCACTCAGTTAGAATTCATTCCGCGTCAACCTGTACAAGCGGGACAGTATACCTTTGATGTGGCGCAAACGCTCGGAACTGGATCAGCCGGAGCCGTCACCCTGATTTTGCAAACCGTTTTGCTGCCTCTGGCAGTAATATCGGGTGAGTCAACGGTCATTTTGAGGGGAGGCACCTTCGTTGCCTGGAGTCCACCCGCACCCTATATTGAGCAGGTGTACCTTCCAGTGCTGCAACAGATGGGAGTGCAGGCAACGCTGAAGCTGGCTGCGTGGGGTTGGTATCCCCGTGGTGGGGGTGAGTTAATTTTGCAAGTCAGGGGGAACGGTAGTGGTGTTGGTTCGCTCCGCTCTATTCAATTGTTAGAACGGGGAACCTTACGCCAGATCCAGGGAGTGGCGATCGCAACTGAATTGCCCTCCCACATCCCTCAACGAATGGCGAGTCGAGCCGAAAATCTGTTAGCCGAAGCGCAACTCAAAGCCCAGGTGCAACCACGACGCGAACGCGGAGTTGGAGCCGGAACAGGCATTTTTTTGATGGCTGAGTATGACCATAGCCGCACAGGCTTTGGGGCAGTCGGGAAACTCGGACTCCCTGCTGAAGAAGTCGCTGCGATCGCCACCCAAGAGCTTTTAGAATTTCACAACCACGGTGCGCCTGTCGATGTCCATTTGGCGGATCAACTGCTGTTGCCTGCTGCTCTCGCTACCACACCCAGCCAATATCGAGTCGCTGAAGTCAGTACCCACTTAACGACCAATGCCTGGGTGATTGAACAGTTTGGGCTGGCAAAAGTTGCGATCGATGAGGCAACTCACCTGGTCACGGTCAGTCCTGTATCGCAATCACTTTCACAGAGGTGA
- a CDS encoding archease — MPYEFLEDIATADIAFRSWGDDLEEVFRAAGDAVINTMIDNLEAIALTETRTFQLENDELDLLLFNFLQEFVYYKDSELLLLRAQQVEIDKQEALYHLTAITQGELLDRDRHHQRVDVKAVTLHQFQLKKIDNGWMAQVILDI; from the coding sequence ATGCCCTACGAATTTCTGGAAGACATCGCCACGGCTGACATCGCCTTTCGTTCCTGGGGAGATGATTTAGAGGAAGTGTTTAGAGCCGCAGGAGATGCGGTGATCAACACGATGATTGATAATTTGGAGGCGATCGCCCTGACAGAAACTCGTACCTTTCAACTCGAAAATGATGAACTTGATCTACTGCTATTTAACTTTCTGCAAGAGTTCGTTTATTACAAAGATAGTGAGTTGCTATTACTGAGAGCACAACAAGTTGAGATTGATAAACAAGAAGCTCTTTATCATCTAACAGCCATCACTCAAGGAGAATTATTGGATCGCGATCGCCATCACCAGCGAGTTGACGTTAAAGCGGTTACACTACATCAGTTTCAACTCAAAAAAATAGATAACGGATGGATGGCACAGGTTATTCTTGATATTTAA
- a CDS encoding CobW family GTP-binding protein — MAGRTPITVITGPLGSGKTTLLRHILTVMPRKIAILMNEFGEIAIDTKILQGKNVEMADLGGGCVCCSLLGEFEAAVDEIITTVDPDYLVVETTGVAEPDALVFDIQESLPQVRLDGVITVMDADGMVKYPQVGHTSRIQIEAADILLLNKADLVSDSELATITDKLHTLNEVTSIIPTVRCQIDPDLLFGIGRERSQPAPHHHHQPEFESFSYTSQAVFDRPRFAEFADSLSPDVYRAKGFVQFPEGTHLFNFVAGRWDLEPFEPAPTKLVFIGKQITQQQTQICDRLQSCELSKRH; from the coding sequence ATGGCAGGACGGACGCCAATTACTGTAATTACAGGACCACTGGGAAGCGGCAAGACGACGCTATTACGGCATATTCTGACTGTTATGCCCCGGAAGATCGCAATTTTGATGAATGAGTTTGGGGAGATTGCGATCGACACGAAGATTCTCCAGGGCAAGAATGTGGAGATGGCTGACTTGGGCGGGGGTTGTGTCTGTTGCTCGTTGTTAGGCGAATTTGAAGCGGCTGTAGATGAGATCATTACCACGGTTGATCCGGACTACCTGGTGGTGGAAACAACAGGGGTCGCAGAACCGGATGCGCTGGTATTCGACATTCAAGAGAGTTTGCCCCAAGTGCGGTTGGATGGTGTGATTACCGTCATGGATGCCGATGGTATGGTGAAGTATCCCCAAGTTGGACACACCAGTCGTATTCAAATTGAAGCAGCGGATATTTTGTTGCTTAACAAAGCGGATCTCGTTTCCGATAGTGAATTGGCAACCATAACCGACAAACTGCATACCCTGAATGAAGTCACCTCCATCATTCCCACCGTTCGCTGCCAAATTGACCCCGATTTGCTCTTTGGTATTGGTCGAGAGCGATCGCAACCTGCCCCGCATCACCACCATCAACCAGAATTTGAATCCTTCAGCTACACGTCTCAAGCCGTTTTCGATCGCCCCCGTTTTGCCGAATTCGCTGATTCTCTCAGCCCTGATGTCTATCGTGCCAAAGGATTTGTGCAATTTCCCGAAGGAACACACCTGTTTAACTTCGTCGCTGGTCGTTGGGATTTAGAACCCTTTGAGCCTGCTCCAACTAAACTCGTTTTCATCGGCAAACAGATCACTCAGCAACAAACTCAGATTTGCGATCGCCTCCAATCTTGCGAATTAAGCAAGAGACATTAG